One genomic window of Acidobacteriota bacterium includes the following:
- a CDS encoding DUF3341 domain-containing protein, translating into MAEQPLYGLMAEFESPTALVAAAHKAREAGYRKMDAYSPIPIEELHEALGLPTTKLPMLVAGGALVGALTGFGLQVWASTVAYPINIGGRPLLSWPSFIPPTFETAILFAALAAVFGMLALNGLPMPYHPVFNATRFVMASRDRFFLCIEARDLKFDLAATRQFLQGLAPREVSDVEN; encoded by the coding sequence ATGGCTGAACAACCGCTCTACGGCCTGATGGCCGAATTCGAGAGTCCGACCGCGTTGGTCGCCGCGGCCCACAAGGCGCGCGAGGCCGGCTACCGGAAGATGGATGCGTACTCCCCGATCCCCATCGAGGAGCTGCACGAGGCTCTCGGGTTACCGACGACGAAGCTCCCGATGCTGGTCGCAGGCGGCGCGCTCGTCGGCGCGCTGACGGGATTCGGTCTCCAGGTGTGGGCGTCGACGGTGGCATACCCCATCAACATCGGCGGACGGCCGCTGTTGAGTTGGCCGTCGTTCATCCCGCCGACTTTCGAAACAGCCATCCTGTTTGCGGCCTTGGCGGCGGTATTCGGGATGCTGGCCCTCAACGGTCTGCCGATGCCCTATCACCCGGTGTTCAACGCTACGCGGTTCGTCATGGCCAGCCGCGATCGGTTCTTCCTCTGCATCGAGGCGCGGGATCTGAAATTCGATCTGGCGGCGACGCGCCAGTTCCTCCAGGGGTTGGCTCCGCGCGAGGTGTCCGACGTTGAGAACTAG
- the nrfD gene encoding polysulfide reductase NrfD, with product MPTSGAAGHEPRPAFIAPGHSFATVTDKISSIVLTQKFSVGWLAGLTVSSMLAALLLVSVGYLFTKGIGIWGNNIPVGWAFDITNFVWWIGIGHAGTLISAILLLLRQQWRTSINRFAEAMTLFAVACAGMFPLIHVGRPWLAYWLLPIPNTMTVWPQFRSPLIWDVFAVSTYATVSLLFFFVGLIPDLATLRDRTPSKIGRVIYGIFAMGWRGSAMHWHRYETAYLLLAGLATPLVVSVHTIVSFDFAVSLIPGWHTTVFPPYFVAGAIYSGFAMVLTLAIPIRAIYGLGDFITKRHLDVMAKVMLSTGLIVAYGYLMEAFISWYSGNIYERSTMWNRMTGPYWWAYWSLILTNVAIPQLLWARRVRANVVALWMLSIVINIGMWLERFVIIVTSLHRDFLPSSWGMYRPSFWDWSTFVGTLGLFLTLLFLFIRFLPMISIFEMRTMVPGARVERHGE from the coding sequence ATGCCGACTTCGGGTGCCGCGGGCCACGAACCGCGGCCGGCGTTCATCGCGCCGGGCCATTCGTTCGCGACGGTCACCGACAAGATCAGCTCGATCGTCCTGACGCAGAAGTTCTCAGTGGGCTGGTTGGCCGGGCTGACCGTCTCGTCGATGCTGGCTGCACTGCTGCTTGTGTCGGTCGGTTACCTGTTCACCAAGGGCATCGGCATCTGGGGCAACAACATCCCGGTCGGCTGGGCATTCGACATCACGAATTTCGTCTGGTGGATCGGCATCGGCCACGCGGGCACGCTTATCTCGGCCATCCTGCTGCTCCTGCGTCAGCAGTGGCGCACTTCGATCAACCGGTTCGCCGAGGCGATGACGCTGTTTGCCGTCGCCTGCGCCGGCATGTTCCCGCTGATTCATGTCGGCCGCCCGTGGCTGGCCTACTGGCTGCTGCCCATCCCGAACACGATGACGGTCTGGCCGCAGTTCAGGAGTCCGCTGATCTGGGACGTGTTTGCCGTCTCGACTTACGCCACCGTGTCGTTGCTCTTCTTTTTTGTGGGTCTCATCCCCGACCTCGCCACGTTGCGCGATCGCACACCGTCGAAGATCGGACGGGTGATCTACGGCATCTTCGCGATGGGCTGGCGGGGCTCGGCCATGCACTGGCACCGCTACGAGACGGCCTACCTGCTGCTGGCCGGCCTGGCGACCCCACTGGTGGTCTCGGTGCACACGATCGTGAGCTTCGACTTCGCGGTCTCGCTCATCCCGGGCTGGCATACGACGGTGTTCCCGCCGTACTTCGTCGCCGGCGCCATCTACTCGGGATTTGCGATGGTGCTGACGCTGGCGATTCCGATCCGGGCGATTTACGGACTCGGCGACTTTATTACGAAGCGGCATCTCGACGTGATGGCCAAGGTCATGTTGTCGACGGGCCTGATCGTGGCGTACGGCTACTTGATGGAAGCCTTCATCTCCTGGTACAGCGGCAACATCTACGAACGCTCAACCATGTGGAACCGCATGACCGGACCGTACTGGTGGGCGTACTGGAGCCTGATCCTCACCAACGTCGCGATCCCGCAATTGCTGTGGGCCAGGCGGGTGCGGGCCAATGTCGTGGCACTCTGGATGCTGTCGATCGTCATCAATATCGGGATGTGGCTCGAGCGCTTCGTCATCATCGTGACGAGCCTGCACCGGGATTTCCTGCCCTCGTCGTGGGGCATGTACCGGCCGTCGTTCTGGGATTGGTCGACCTTCGTCGGCACGCTTGGGTTGTTTTTGACGCTGCTGTTCCTGTTTATCCGCTTCCTGCCGATGATCTCGATTTTCGAGATGCGCACCATGGTGCCGGGAGCGCGGGTGGAGCGACACGGAGAGTAG
- a CDS encoding SCO family protein — protein MKSLIAVLALGLTLASAQPPRFTGGGLPREQGMTGPGTPSELVPDILAKVGVDQKLNAQVPLDLAFRDESGRPIRLGDYFGKKPVVLMLVYFECPMLCTQVLNGAVAAMKMLNFTIGDEYDVVTVSFNPKETPALAQSKKTTYVAKYGRPPATTGWHFLTGDEPAIALLASAVGFRYTFDPTTQQYVHTTAIMVLTPQGRVSKYFFGIDYPPKDLRLGLIEASNGKIGNPVDQLLLYCYHYDPHTGKYSMMVLNVLRLAGLATVALIGGFIAVMWSRDRRKLKHAVASVPPVTR, from the coding sequence ATGAAGTCCCTGATTGCCGTTCTCGCGCTCGGGCTGACGCTGGCCAGCGCCCAGCCACCCCGCTTCACGGGCGGCGGTCTGCCCCGGGAGCAAGGGATGACCGGTCCCGGCACGCCGTCAGAGCTGGTGCCGGACATTCTCGCAAAAGTCGGCGTCGACCAGAAGCTGAACGCCCAGGTGCCACTCGATCTCGCCTTCCGGGACGAGTCCGGCCGTCCGATCAGGCTGGGCGACTACTTCGGCAAAAAGCCCGTCGTCCTGATGCTTGTCTACTTCGAGTGCCCGATGCTTTGCACGCAGGTGCTCAACGGCGCGGTCGCCGCGATGAAGATGCTCAACTTCACGATCGGCGACGAATACGACGTGGTCACAGTCAGCTTCAATCCGAAAGAAACGCCGGCGCTCGCGCAGTCGAAGAAGACGACGTATGTGGCGAAGTACGGGCGGCCGCCGGCCACGACCGGCTGGCACTTCCTGACCGGCGACGAGCCAGCCATTGCATTGCTGGCAAGCGCCGTGGGCTTCCGCTACACCTTTGATCCGACGACGCAGCAGTACGTGCACACCACCGCGATCATGGTGCTGACGCCGCAAGGCCGCGTTTCGAAGTACTTCTTCGGGATCGACTATCCGCCCAAGGATCTCCGCCTGGGCCTGATCGAAGCGTCCAACGGCAAGATCGGCAACCCGGTTGATCAGTTGCTGCTCTATTGCTACCACTACGATCCACATACCGGGAAGTACAGCATGATGGTGCTGAACGTGCTCCGGTTGGCGGGCCTCGCGACGGTCGCGCTTATTGGCGGCTTCATTGCAGTGATGTGGAGCCGGGATCGACGGAAACTGAAACACGCCGTGGCCAGCGTGCCGCCGGTGACGCGGTAA
- a CDS encoding cytochrome c: protein MRTSTTLALLAAGLLMAGCRQDMHDQPKFKPYAKSDFFADQRSARPLVDGTIARGQLRDDELLETGKVAGKPSDLFPFPITASVLERGHDRYDIYCSPCHGRTGQGDGMIVRRGYRRPPSFHQDRLRQAAPGYLFDVTSRGFGAMPDYATQVPAHDRWAIIAYLRVLQRSQRATLADVPERDRRQLEAAGKREPRQPQ from the coding sequence TTGAGAACTAGCACGACGCTGGCATTGTTGGCGGCGGGCCTGCTGATGGCCGGCTGCCGGCAGGACATGCACGACCAGCCAAAGTTCAAGCCGTACGCGAAGAGTGATTTCTTCGCCGACCAGCGATCAGCCCGGCCGCTGGTCGACGGCACCATCGCGCGCGGACAGCTGCGAGACGACGAACTGCTCGAGACGGGCAAGGTGGCAGGTAAGCCATCCGACCTGTTTCCGTTCCCCATCACGGCGTCCGTGCTGGAACGCGGTCACGATCGCTACGACATCTACTGTTCACCGTGCCATGGACGGACCGGCCAGGGCGACGGCATGATCGTGCGGCGAGGCTATCGCCGGCCGCCCTCGTTTCATCAGGATCGCCTCAGGCAGGCCGCGCCCGGATACCTCTTCGATGTGACGTCGCGCGGGTTCGGTGCGATGCCCGACTACGCGACGCAGGTGCCGGCACACGATCGGTGGGCGATAATCGCCTACCTGAGAGTCTTGCAGCGGAGCCAGCGGGCCACGCTGGCCGACGTGCCCGAGCGAGATCGGCGGCAGCTCGAGGCGGCAGGCAAACGCGAACCACGACAGCCGCAGTAG